Proteins encoded together in one Chiloscyllium plagiosum isolate BGI_BamShark_2017 chromosome 3, ASM401019v2, whole genome shotgun sequence window:
- the aldh8a1 gene encoding 2-aminomuconic semialdehyde dehydrogenase: MPKMAHQRTHLVLENYIGGKFVPCSRHLDSYDPSSGDVYCRVPDSGKEEVDAAVKAAKDAFPAWSAKSPLQRSQILHKLADLIEAHLEEFAQAESKDQGKTITAARSIEIPRAVYNFRFFASIILHYTTECAEMDHMGCTNFTTRTPVGVAGLISPWNLPLYLLTWKIAPAIATGNTVVAKPSEMTSVTAWMMCKLLDEAGVPPGVVNIVFGTGPQAGEAIVSHPDVPLISFTGSTVTAQHIQEKSAPFCKKLSLELGGKNPAIIFDDANLDECIPTTVRSSFTNQGEVCLCTSRIFVQKNIYAEFLEKFVESARKWKVGIPSDPTANMGALISKEHLEKVKGYVNLAKNEGAKILCGEGIDSLDIPNKNKTGYFLLPTVITDIKDSSPCMQEEIFGPVTCVVPFETEEEVVRRANNVKYGLASTVWSRDVGRIHRVAKKLHTGMVWTNCWLIRDLNLPFGGMKASGVGREGGKDSFEFFTEVKTITIKH; the protein is encoded by the exons GTGGATGCTGCTGTCAAAGCTGCCAAAGATGCCTTCCCTGCATGGTCAGCGAAGAGTCCTTTGCAACGATCCCAGATACTACATAAACTGGCAGACCTGATAGAGGCCCATCTGGAGGAATTTGCTCAAGCAGAATCGAAAGACCAAG gaaaaacaataactgcagccCGAAGCATAGAAATACCTCGAGCAGTCTATAATTTCCGTTTCTTTGCCTCAATTATCCTGCACTATACAACCGAATGTGCAGAGATGGACCATATGGGATGCACCAACTTCACCACACGGACTCCGGTGGGAGTAG CTGGCCTTATCAGTCCTTGGAATTTACCACTGTATCTCTTGACCTGGAAGATAGCTCCAGCCATTGCCACAGGCAACACTGTGGTTGCCAAACCCAGTGAAATGACATCAGTCACTGCTTGGATGATGTGCAAGCTCTTGGATGAAGCAG GTGTTCCACCCGGAGTTGTGAACATAGTGTTTGGGACTGGCCCACAGGCTGGGGAGGCAATTGTCTCTCACCCTGACGTGCCACTAATATCCTTCACTGGGAGCACAGTCACTGCTCAGCACATCCAAGAGAAGAGTGCTCCATTCTGTAAGAAGCTCTCTCTGGAGCTCGGAGGGAAAAACCCAGCCATCATCTTTGATGATGCAAACCTTGATGAATGCATTCCAACCACCGTGCGATCCAGCTTTACTAACCAG GGTGAAGTCTGCCTGTGTACAAGCAGAATTTTTGTACAAAAGAACATTTATGCTGAGTTTCTGGAGAAGTTTGTAGAGAGTGCCAGGAAATGGAAGGTTGGCATTCCGTCTGACCCAACTGCCAACATGGGTGCCCTCATTAGCAAAGAACATCTCGAAAAG GTAAAGGGCTATGTCAATCTAGCCAAAAATGAAGGAGCTAAAATCCTCTGTGGTGAAGGAATTGATTCCCTGGACATTCCTAACAAAAACAAAACGGGCTATTTTTTATTGCCCACAGTAATCACAGACATAAAGGACAGTTCACCCTGTATGCAAGAGGAAATCTTCGGTCCAGTGACTTGTGTAGTTCCCTTTGAAACTGAGGAGGAGGTTGTTCGACGAGCAAATAATGTGAAGTATGGCTTGGCTTCTACCGTGTGGTCACGTGATGTGGGCCGGATACACCGGGTTGCCAAGAAGCTTCATACCGGAATGGTATGGACCAATTGCTGGCTTATTCGTGACCTGAATTTGCCATTTGGTGGCATGAAAGCTTCCGGAGTTGGCAGGGAAGGGGGTAAAGACTCATTTGAGTTTTTCACAGAGGTCAAAACTATTACAATAAAACACTGA